From a single Candoia aspera isolate rCanAsp1 chromosome 2, rCanAsp1.hap2, whole genome shotgun sequence genomic region:
- the RNF135 gene encoding E3 ubiquitin-protein ligase RNF135 isoform X2: MASAADGQMPVWLKAEDLQCSICLGLLSNPATMQCGHSFCLGCIQKWLKGQHGNRNCPICKCGLGDKLPERNVLLELVLERYKCASSSDQLPLQGSWRLAQPGFPDGSGCKRDFATDRRGFQDTVKISEIPKQIQMVLETITTWRKDSAAMKNTSSEQEAYIGNPIQMNAPPFSIQKISSIASVVEEFRRQLEASVLRDYRVQPLSQKHSPGTSNSSEIAADVAEDMFFSCNSSLSKDSVQETSSSSSAVPSTRDGELPMISNRFSPRISNITFDDERLGCMLELAGNKRKVIVSRIRRQYERSPKRFCNSQVLGSQSFSEGCHYWEVSTKESSGWAIGVASGEIGRKDRLGRNELSWCIEWNTQCISAWHNNQEEKITEEKPLQVGVFLDFPTKSLSFYSLTDKETCLHKFQINTANPVYPAFWIYGLTAGEFLSINDISRH, translated from the exons ATGGCTTCTGCTGCCGACGGGCAAATGCCCGTGTGGTTGAAGGCGGAGGACCTGCAGTGTTCCATCTGCCTCGGTCTCCTCAGCAACCCGGCCACGATGCAGTGTGGCCACAGCTTCTGCCTGGGCTGCATCCAGAAATGGCTGAAGGGCCAGCACGGAAACCGCAATTGTCCCATTTGCAAGTGCGGCTTAGGCGACAAGTTGCCTGAACGCAACGTCCTGCTGGAGCTGGTCCTGGAACGGTATAAATGCGCATCCTCTAGCGACCAGCTTCCCTTGCAAGGCTCGTGGCGGCTGGCACAGCCGGGCTTCCCAGACGGGTCGGGGTGCAAGAGGGACTTCGCCACCGACAGGCGCGGTTTTCAG GACACAGTGAAAATAAGCGAAATcccaaaacaaatacaaatggTCTTGGAGACAATCACAACCTGGAGGAAGGACAGCGCTGCAATGAAG aatACCTCATCAGAACAAGAAGCTTACATTGGCAATCCCATCCAAATGAATGCACCTCCTTTTTCCATTCAGAAGATCAGCAGTATTGCCAGTGTGGTTGAAGAGTTCAGGAGACAGCTGGAAGCATCAGTTTTGAGGGATTACCGAGTACAGCCACTGTCACAGA AGCATTCTCCAGGAACAAGCAACAGCAGTGAAATTGCAGCTGATGTGGCAGAAGACATGTTCTTTTCCTGTAATTCCT CGCTATCCAAAGATTCAGTTCAGGAAACAAGCAGCTCTTCATCAGCAGTGCCATCTACTAGGGATGGAGAATTGCCGATGATTTCAAATAGGTTTTCTCCGC ggATATCCAACATTACATTTGATGATGAAAGACTTGGTTGCATGCTTGAGCTCGCAGGCAATAAAAGGAAAGTGATAGTGTCCCGCATTCGCAGACAATATGAACGTTCTCCTAAGAGATTCTGCAACAGTCAGGTGCTGGGTTCCCAAAGTTTCTCTGAAGGCTGCCATTACTGGGAAGTGAGCACCAAGGAATCTTCTGGATGGGCCATTGGTGTTGCCAGTGGGGAGATTGGCAGGAAAGACCGACTAGGGAGAAATGAACTATCCTGGTGCATAGAATGGAATACACAATGTATCTCAGCATGGCACAACAATCAAGAAGAGAAGATTACTGAAGAGAAACCTTTGCAGGTTGGAGTTTTCCTTGACTTTCCAACGAAGAGTTTGTCTTTTTATTCTCTTACTGATAAAGAAACGTGCTTACACAAGTTTCAGATCAATACAGCCAATCCAGTTTACCCTGCTTTTTGGATTTATGGTTTAACTGCTGGTGAGTTTTTAAGTATAAATGATATCAGTAGGCATTAA
- the RNF135 gene encoding E3 ubiquitin-protein ligase RNF135 isoform X1 translates to MASAADGQMPVWLKAEDLQCSICLGLLSNPATMQCGHSFCLGCIQKWLKGQHGNRNCPICKCGLGDKLPERNVLLELVLERYKCASSSDQLPLQGSWRLAQPGFPDGSGCKRDFATDRRGFQDTVKISEIPKQIQMVLETITTWRKDSAAMKDYMSQTRSSISEAFGFMKKCICDQEEMVLGIIEEELIVAQQITDSTDKQLTGKIHNLLDLQINSEEVMKNTSSEQEAYIGNPIQMNAPPFSIQKISSIASVVEEFRRQLEASVLRDYRVQPLSQKHSPGTSNSSEIAADVAEDMFFSCNSSLSKDSVQETSSSSSAVPSTRDGELPMISNRFSPRISNITFDDERLGCMLELAGNKRKVIVSRIRRQYERSPKRFCNSQVLGSQSFSEGCHYWEVSTKESSGWAIGVASGEIGRKDRLGRNELSWCIEWNTQCISAWHNNQEEKITEEKPLQVGVFLDFPTKSLSFYSLTDKETCLHKFQINTANPVYPAFWIYGLTAGEFLSINDISRH, encoded by the exons ATGGCTTCTGCTGCCGACGGGCAAATGCCCGTGTGGTTGAAGGCGGAGGACCTGCAGTGTTCCATCTGCCTCGGTCTCCTCAGCAACCCGGCCACGATGCAGTGTGGCCACAGCTTCTGCCTGGGCTGCATCCAGAAATGGCTGAAGGGCCAGCACGGAAACCGCAATTGTCCCATTTGCAAGTGCGGCTTAGGCGACAAGTTGCCTGAACGCAACGTCCTGCTGGAGCTGGTCCTGGAACGGTATAAATGCGCATCCTCTAGCGACCAGCTTCCCTTGCAAGGCTCGTGGCGGCTGGCACAGCCGGGCTTCCCAGACGGGTCGGGGTGCAAGAGGGACTTCGCCACCGACAGGCGCGGTTTTCAG GACACAGTGAAAATAAGCGAAATcccaaaacaaatacaaatggTCTTGGAGACAATCACAACCTGGAGGAAGGACAGCGCTGCAATGAAG GATTATATGTCTCAAACCAGAAGCTCTATTTCAGAAGCCTTCGGTTTTATGAAGAAGTGCATTTGTGATCAAGAGGAAATGGTGCTAGGGATTATTGAGGAAGAACTGATAGTGGCTCAACAAATAACAGACTCAACTGATAAGCAGCTCACTGGAAAAATTCACAATCTTTTGGATTTGCAGATCAACTCTGAAGAAGTGATGAAG aatACCTCATCAGAACAAGAAGCTTACATTGGCAATCCCATCCAAATGAATGCACCTCCTTTTTCCATTCAGAAGATCAGCAGTATTGCCAGTGTGGTTGAAGAGTTCAGGAGACAGCTGGAAGCATCAGTTTTGAGGGATTACCGAGTACAGCCACTGTCACAGA AGCATTCTCCAGGAACAAGCAACAGCAGTGAAATTGCAGCTGATGTGGCAGAAGACATGTTCTTTTCCTGTAATTCCT CGCTATCCAAAGATTCAGTTCAGGAAACAAGCAGCTCTTCATCAGCAGTGCCATCTACTAGGGATGGAGAATTGCCGATGATTTCAAATAGGTTTTCTCCGC ggATATCCAACATTACATTTGATGATGAAAGACTTGGTTGCATGCTTGAGCTCGCAGGCAATAAAAGGAAAGTGATAGTGTCCCGCATTCGCAGACAATATGAACGTTCTCCTAAGAGATTCTGCAACAGTCAGGTGCTGGGTTCCCAAAGTTTCTCTGAAGGCTGCCATTACTGGGAAGTGAGCACCAAGGAATCTTCTGGATGGGCCATTGGTGTTGCCAGTGGGGAGATTGGCAGGAAAGACCGACTAGGGAGAAATGAACTATCCTGGTGCATAGAATGGAATACACAATGTATCTCAGCATGGCACAACAATCAAGAAGAGAAGATTACTGAAGAGAAACCTTTGCAGGTTGGAGTTTTCCTTGACTTTCCAACGAAGAGTTTGTCTTTTTATTCTCTTACTGATAAAGAAACGTGCTTACACAAGTTTCAGATCAATACAGCCAATCCAGTTTACCCTGCTTTTTGGATTTATGGTTTAACTGCTGGTGAGTTTTTAAGTATAAATGATATCAGTAGGCATTAA